One window from the genome of Candidatus Didemnitutus sp. encodes:
- a CDS encoding DsbA family oxidoreductase yields MLSVDVVSDFACPWCFIGSRRLAAVLGARAESGGDAQVRYHPFQLNADTPAAGADLRDYLRERYGAEPEEMFGRVEAAARDAGIALDFAKVRTMPNTLSAHILVAAIQDSAAQRALADAIFSAYFLEGRDIGDAAVLAELAAPHGLRAEQVAALLANDGLRQRVRGLAESMTSQGITGVPFFIFNQKLALSGAQPPEVFQRALAEAEKSAE; encoded by the coding sequence ATGCTCTCCGTCGACGTCGTTTCGGACTTCGCCTGTCCGTGGTGCTTCATTGGCAGCCGCCGCCTCGCGGCGGTGCTCGGCGCGCGGGCCGAGAGCGGCGGCGACGCGCAGGTGCGCTATCATCCCTTTCAACTGAATGCCGACACGCCCGCGGCGGGAGCGGATCTGCGCGACTACTTGCGCGAACGCTACGGTGCCGAGCCGGAAGAGATGTTCGGCCGCGTCGAGGCTGCCGCCCGCGACGCCGGCATCGCGCTGGATTTCGCGAAGGTGCGCACGATGCCCAACACGCTCTCGGCACACATCCTCGTCGCCGCCATTCAGGATTCCGCGGCGCAGCGGGCGTTGGCCGATGCGATTTTCTCCGCGTATTTTCTCGAAGGCCGCGACATCGGCGATGCCGCCGTGCTCGCCGAACTCGCCGCGCCGCACGGCTTGCGCGCCGAGCAAGTCGCCGCGCTGCTCGCCAACGACGGCCTGCGCCAGCGTGTGCGCGGCCTCGCCGAGTCAATGACCTCGCAAGGCATCACCGGCGTGCCCTTCTTCATCTTCAACCAGAAGCTCGCGCTCTCCGGCGCGCAGCCGCCCGAGGTTTTCCAGCGCGCGCTCGCCGAGGCGGAGAAGTCCGCCGAGTAA